A genomic region of Gossypium hirsutum isolate 1008001.06 chromosome D01, Gossypium_hirsutum_v2.1, whole genome shotgun sequence contains the following coding sequences:
- the LOC107921558 gene encoding LOW QUALITY PROTEIN: uncharacterized protein (The sequence of the model RefSeq protein was modified relative to this genomic sequence to represent the inferred CDS: substituted 1 base at 1 genomic stop codon) has translation MVYGFRIQKFLCVETALIFLFIVYXTEKEFLKQPKVFLSCKKTGKGKRPGKGGNRFWKSIGFGFKTPREAIEGTYIDKKSPFTGTVSIRGRILAGTYHSAKMVRTIIVRRNYLHCIKKYQRNIQFFGLDSQQKVTSSYVVVIGLGGVGSHAASMLLRSGVGKLLLLGFDQVAEKTAFLRPIELKLVPVPWKVVHLETSFLIRMNL, from the exons ATGGTTTACGGTTtcagg ATCCAAAAATTTTTATGTGTTGAAACTGCTTTGATCTTTCTTTTTATTGTATATTAGACGGAGAAAGAATTTCTCAAACAACCCAAGGTGTTTTTAAG CTGTAAAAAAACTGGGAAAGGAAAGAGACCTGGAAAGGGAGGGAATCGCTTCTGGAAAAGCATTGGGTTCGGCTTTAAGACACCTAGAGAGGCCATTGAAG GAACATATATTGATAAGAAAAGCCCATTTACTGGCACTGTTTCTATTAGAGGCCGTATCCTTGCCGGTACTTACCATAGTGCAAAAATGGTAAGGACCATTATCGTCCGAAGGAACTACCTTCACTGCATCAAGAAATACCAAAG GAATATCCAGTTCTTTGGCCTTGATTCTCAGCAAAAGGTTACATCGTCCTATGTTGTGGTCATTGGTCTTGGAGGTGTTGGAAGTCATGCTGCATCTATGCTTTTGAGATCAGGAGTTGGCAAGCTCCTATTGCTGGGCTTTGACCAG GTTGCTGAGAAGACTGCTTTTCTGCGGCCTATAGAACTTAAACTTGTTCCTGTGCCTTGGAAGGTAGTGCATTTAGAAACAAGTTTCTTGATACGGATGAACTTATGA
- the LOC107921406 gene encoding amino acid permease 4, with translation MLPRSRTTPSRTHHGVVEERHDIKHYLQVEVQPKAQNESKATNSPPDYSKCFDDDGRLKRTGTFWTATSHIITAVIGSGVLSLAWAIAQLGWVAGPTVLVLFAFVNLYTSNLLAECYRSGDLVTGQRNYTYMEAVKAHLGGWKVKLCGWIQYLNLFGVAIGYTIAASVSMMAIKRSNCFHKSGGKDPCHMSSNGYMISFGIAEVIFSQIPNFSHIGWLSIVAAIMSFTYSSVGLGLGIGKVAEHERFDGSLLGISIGTVTHAGTVTGMQKIWRTLQALGAIAFAYSYSVILIEIQDTVKSPPAEYTTMKKATLFSITVTTVFYLLCGCFGYAAFGDLSPGNLLTGFGFYNPYWLLDIANLAIVIHLVGAYQVFCQPLFAFVEKWCAQKRPNCNFVTAEYEIPTPFGGAYELNLFRLVWRTIFVAITTLIAMLMPFFNDVVGFLGAMGFWPLTVYFPIEMYISHKKVGRGTSRWFALQIISVACFFVTVAAAVGSIAGVVLDLKTYKPFKTSY, from the exons ATGTTGCCTAGGAGTCGGACTACGCCAAGCAGGACCCACCATGGCGTC GTCGAAGAACGGCATGATATCAAGCACTACTTACAAGTAGAAGTGCAGCCTAAAGCTCAGAATGAGAGTAAAGCAACGAACAGTCCACCCGACTATTCCAAGTGCTTCGATGATGATGGCCGCTTGAAGAGAACAG GCACTTTTTGGACTGCAACATCGCACATTATAACTGCGGTCATTGGGTCAGGTGTTCTTTCATTGGCATGGGCCATTGCACAGCTTGGTTGGGTCGCAGGACCGACTGTCCTCGTACTTTTCGCCTTTGTCAATCTCtacacttccaaccttctagcaGAGTGTTATAGGTCTGGTGACCTTGTAACTGGACAAAGAAACTATACCTACATGGAGGCTGTCAAGGCACACTTAG GAGGATGGAAGGTCAAGTTATGTGGATGGATTCAATACTTGAACTTGTTTGGTGTTGCAATTGGGTATACAATTGCTGCATCAGTGAGTATGAT GGCAATCAAGAGATCGAACTGTTTCCACAAGAGCGGTGGAAAAGATCCATGTCATATGTCCAGCAACGGGTATATGATATCATTTGGTATAGCAGAAGTGATTTTTTCTCAGATACCGAACTTTAGTCATATAGGGTGGCTCTCCATAGTTGCAGCTATTATGTCATTTACATATTCCTCGGTTGGCCTTGGACTTGGCATTGGCAAAGTTGCAG AACACGAGAGGTTTGACGGAAGCCTGTTAGGTATCAGCATAGGTACAGTAACACATGCTGGAACAGTTACCGGTATGCAAAAGATATGGAGGACTTTGCAAGCCCTGGGAGCTATTGCTTTTGCATATTCCTATTCTGTAATCCTTATTGAAATTCAG GATACGGTAAAATCACCTCCAGCAGAGTACACGACAATGAAGAAGGCTACATTATTCAGCATCACTGTAACAACTGTGTTTTATTTACTCTGTGGTTGCTTTGGATATGCAGCCTTTGGTGATCTCTCTCCAGGAAATCTTTTGACAGGGTTCGGGTTTTATAACCCTTACTGGCTGCTCGATATTGCTAATCTAGCGATTGTCATCCACCTTGTCGGCGCATATCAAGTATTTTGCCAGCCCTTGTTTGCATTTGTTGAGAAATGGTGTGCTCAAAAACGGCCAAACTGCAACTTCGTGACGGCAGAATATGAAATACCAACCCCTTTCGGTGGTGCGTATGAACTCAACCTCTTCCGCCTAGTATGGAGGACGATATTCGTTGCAATTACAACTCTTATAGCAATGCTGATGCCATTTTTCAATGATGTTGTTGGATTCCTTGGGGCAATGGGATTTTGGCCATTGACTGTTTATTTCCCAATTGAGATGTATATATCTCATAAGAAGGTTGGACGAGGAACAAGCAGGTGGTTTGCTCTCCAAATAATAAGTGTGGCATGTTTCTTTGTCACAGTGGCTGCTGCAGTTGGCTCCATAGCTGGAGTTGTGCTGGATCTCAAGACTTACAAGCCATTTAAAACTAGTTATTAA